A DNA window from Streptomyces asoensis contains the following coding sequences:
- a CDS encoding L,D-transpeptidase, translating into MRHVHGRAGRAGVALAAVLTWAGLLAGAAGCTGADSRSGLDRVLGKPPAPEDVIRVTPQDGAKGVRPQTPLLVRVPGGRLESVKVVRSQDAQETPVPGRIAADGLSWRPDGHRLGLAARYTVDAVALDRDGNRSARHTTFTTYVPEKRFIGYVTPENRSTVGTGMIVSLEFNREIENRAAVQRAVRVTAEPAVDVRPHWFGSTRLDFRPEEYWAPGTRVTVALGLRDVEGAPGVYGLQDKSFSFTVGRSQVSLVDAAEHTMQVRRDGDLLATVPITAGSPKNTTYNGKMVVTEMLELTRMNGATVGFKKADGKGEYDIPDVPHAMRLTASGTFLHGNYWADDVFGKANVSHGCVGLRDVKGGAADTPAGWFFDRSLVGDVIEVVHSRDKRVAPDNGLGGWNLSWREWNAGALE; encoded by the coding sequence GTGAGGCACGTACATGGGCGCGCAGGGCGCGCGGGGGTCGCACTGGCCGCCGTACTGACATGGGCAGGACTACTCGCCGGGGCGGCCGGTTGCACCGGCGCGGACAGCCGGAGCGGACTCGACCGGGTGCTCGGCAAACCCCCGGCCCCCGAGGACGTCATCCGGGTCACCCCGCAGGACGGCGCCAAGGGCGTGCGGCCGCAGACCCCTCTGCTGGTCCGGGTGCCCGGCGGGCGGCTGGAGTCGGTGAAGGTCGTCAGGTCGCAGGACGCCCAGGAGACACCGGTGCCGGGCCGGATCGCCGCGGACGGCCTGAGCTGGCGGCCGGACGGCCACCGGCTCGGGCTCGCCGCCCGCTACACCGTCGACGCGGTGGCCCTGGACCGCGACGGCAACCGCTCGGCCCGGCACACCACCTTCACCACCTACGTCCCCGAAAAGCGTTTCATCGGCTACGTGACGCCGGAGAACCGCTCCACCGTGGGCACCGGGATGATCGTGTCGCTGGAGTTCAACCGCGAGATCGAGAACCGGGCCGCGGTCCAGCGGGCCGTCCGGGTCACCGCCGAACCGGCGGTGGACGTGCGGCCCCACTGGTTCGGCTCCACCCGGCTCGACTTCCGGCCCGAGGAGTACTGGGCGCCCGGCACCCGGGTCACCGTCGCCCTCGGGCTGCGCGACGTCGAGGGGGCGCCCGGGGTCTACGGGCTCCAGGACAAGTCGTTCTCCTTCACCGTGGGGCGCAGTCAGGTCTCCTTGGTGGACGCGGCGGAGCACACCATGCAGGTGCGCCGCGACGGTGATCTGCTGGCCACCGTGCCGATCACCGCGGGCTCGCCGAAGAACACCACCTACAACGGGAAGATGGTGGTCACGGAGATGCTCGAGCTGACCCGGATGAACGGCGCCACGGTCGGCTTCAAGAAGGCCGACGGCAAGGGGGAGTACGACATCCCGGACGTGCCGCACGCCATGCGCCTGACGGCCTCCGGCACCTTCCTGCACGGCAACTACTGGGCCGACGACGTCTTCGGCAAGGCCAACGTGAGCCACGGCTGCGTGGGCCTGCGGGACGTCAAGGGCGGCGCGGCGGACACGCCCGCGGGCTGGTTCTTCGACCGCTCGCTCGTCGGGGACGTCATCGAGGTCGTCCACAGCAGGGACAAGCGGGTCGCGCCGGACAACGGGCTCGGCGGCTGGAACCTGAGCTGGAGGGAGTGGAACGCCGGCGCCCTGGAATGA
- a CDS encoding L,D-transpeptidase: protein MNVRPISGASVGGRSRGRDRRLALIVGGLLLAVTACGGGGDKDSGSAKDAGSDGKGASAVAESKQSEAVVTIAPKTGAKDVDTSGVLKVTAAKGKLTEVVVKDDKGTAVTGAISADGAGWTPATHLAASTKYQVHAVAKDSAGRTAAEDSSFTTLSPQNTFTGNFTPEDGSTVGVGMPFSVRFTRGITHPDDVKKAITVTTVPAVDVQGHWFGNDRLDFRPEKYWKAGTKVTVKLNLDGVEGRKGVYGKQAKTVTFTIGRDQVSVVDAKKHTMKVTQDGKVVKTIPVTTGKPGYATWNGQMVMSEKFTVTRMNGDTVGYDGEYDIKDVPHAIRLTDSGTFVHGNYWGGDAFGNYNASHGCIGLRDVRGGYDSSVSAAWFFNHSMVGDVVVVKNSTDPVVDPSNGLNGWNISWADWTK, encoded by the coding sequence TTGAACGTGCGACCGATATCGGGGGCGTCGGTTGGGGGGCGCTCACGCGGCCGTGACAGGCGGCTGGCGCTGATCGTCGGGGGGCTGCTGCTGGCCGTCACGGCCTGCGGCGGGGGCGGGGACAAGGACTCCGGGTCCGCGAAGGACGCCGGCTCCGACGGCAAGGGCGCCTCGGCCGTCGCCGAGAGCAAGCAGTCGGAGGCGGTCGTGACCATCGCCCCGAAGACCGGCGCCAAGGACGTCGACACCAGCGGTGTCCTGAAGGTGACGGCCGCCAAGGGCAAGCTGACCGAGGTCGTCGTCAAGGACGACAAGGGCACCGCGGTCACCGGCGCGATCTCCGCGGACGGCGCGGGCTGGACGCCGGCCACCCACCTGGCGGCGTCCACCAAGTACCAGGTGCACGCGGTCGCCAAGGACTCCGCGGGCCGTACGGCCGCCGAGGACTCGTCCTTCACCACGCTGAGCCCGCAGAACACCTTCACCGGCAACTTCACGCCCGAGGACGGTTCCACGGTCGGCGTCGGCATGCCGTTCTCGGTGCGCTTCACCCGGGGCATCACCCACCCGGACGACGTGAAGAAGGCCATCACCGTCACGACCGTGCCGGCCGTCGACGTCCAGGGGCACTGGTTCGGCAACGACCGCCTCGACTTCCGCCCCGAGAAGTACTGGAAGGCCGGCACCAAGGTGACGGTGAAGCTGAACCTCGACGGCGTCGAGGGCCGCAAGGGCGTCTACGGCAAGCAGGCCAAGACGGTCACCTTCACCATCGGCCGTGACCAGGTATCCGTGGTGGACGCCAAGAAGCACACGATGAAGGTCACCCAGGACGGCAAGGTCGTCAAGACCATCCCGGTCACCACCGGCAAGCCCGGCTACGCGACCTGGAACGGTCAGATGGTCATGAGCGAGAAGTTCACCGTGACCCGGATGAACGGCGACACCGTCGGCTACGACGGCGAGTACGACATCAAGGACGTCCCGCACGCCATCCGCCTGACCGACTCCGGCACCTTCGTGCACGGCAACTACTGGGGCGGCGACGCCTTCGGCAACTACAACGCCAGCCACGGCTGCATCGGCCTGCGGGACGTGCGCGGCGGCTACGACAGCTCCGTGTCGGCCGCGTGGTTCTTCAACCACTCGATGGTCGGCGACGTGGTGGTCGTGAAGAACTCCACCGACCCGGTGGTCGACCCGTCCAACGGCCTCAACGGCTGGAACATCTCCTGGGCGGACTGGACCAAGTAG
- a CDS encoding enoyl-CoA hydratase/isomerase family protein, protein MTVNLEVADGVGTLRLDRPPMNALDVATQDRLKELAEEATRRDDVRAVVVYGGEKVFAAGADIKEMQAMDHTAMVLRARALQDAFTAVARIPKPVVAAVTGYALGGGCELALCADFRIAGDNAKLGQPEILLGLIPGAGGTQRLARLVGPSKAKDLIFTGRMVEADEALTLGLVDRVVPAADVYQEAHRWAAKLAQGPAIALRAAKESIDTGLETDIDTGLAVERNWFAGLFATPDRETGMRSFVEEGPGKAKFL, encoded by the coding sequence ATGACCGTGAATCTCGAAGTCGCCGACGGCGTCGGCACGCTGCGTCTCGACCGCCCGCCCATGAACGCGCTGGACGTCGCCACCCAGGACCGGCTCAAGGAGCTCGCCGAGGAGGCGACCCGCCGTGACGACGTCCGCGCGGTCGTCGTGTACGGCGGGGAGAAGGTGTTCGCGGCGGGCGCGGACATCAAGGAGATGCAGGCGATGGACCACACCGCGATGGTCCTGCGTGCCCGCGCCCTCCAGGACGCCTTCACCGCGGTGGCCCGCATCCCCAAGCCGGTCGTGGCGGCGGTGACCGGGTACGCGCTCGGCGGCGGCTGCGAGCTCGCGCTGTGCGCGGACTTCCGTATCGCGGGGGACAACGCCAAGCTGGGCCAGCCGGAGATCCTGCTCGGGCTGATCCCCGGCGCGGGCGGGACCCAGCGGCTGGCGCGGCTGGTCGGGCCCTCCAAGGCGAAGGACCTCATCTTCACGGGCCGGATGGTCGAGGCCGACGAGGCGCTCACCCTCGGTCTGGTGGACCGGGTCGTCCCCGCCGCCGACGTCTACCAGGAGGCGCACCGCTGGGCCGCGAAGCTGGCACAGGGACCGGCGATCGCGCTGCGGGCCGCGAAGGAGTCGATCGACACCGGTCTGGAGACCGACATCGACACGGGTCTGGCCGTCGAACGCAACTGGTTCGCGGGTCTGTTCGCGACGCCGGACCGCGAGACGGGCATGCGCAGCTTCGTGGAGGAAGGACCCGGCAAGGCCAAGTTCCTGTGA